A single Lolium perenne isolate Kyuss_39 chromosome 6, Kyuss_2.0, whole genome shotgun sequence DNA region contains:
- the LOC127308397 gene encoding HIPL1 protein, with translation MPTPTSRRPRPAAVLSCCCCCLVLGFLLLLIPASRAFPLCTDQRAPLPLNGTLAFCGYTGASCCDAAADAALRKQFDAANVSDAPCAAVLKSVLCAKCSPYSAELFDSGPNIRPIPFLCNSTSSATSAQSKETTTQDYCKLVWETCKDATILNSPFQPPLQGGARLPSSPSKLTDAWQSENDFCTSFGGAATDRSVCFGGNTVSFNTTETSVTPKGVCLERIDNGSIPYLNMVPHPDGSNRVFLGTQAGKIWLATVPEQGSGGTLQFGEATPFVDLTDQVHFDSAFGLMGMAFHPDFATNGRFFASYNCDRTKSPSCSGRCSCNSDVGCDPSKLGLDNGAQPCQYQTVVSEYSAKGSSSNVSEATSADPSEVKRIFTMGLPYTSQHGGQILFGPADGYLYFMMGDGGQKGDPFNFAQNKKSLLGKIMRLDIDSAPGPGKITNQSLWGNYSIPKDNPFSDDSGLEPEIWALGVRNPWRCSFDFERPSYFYCADVGQDKYEEVDLISKGGNYGWRIYEGPLVYDPPWTPGGNTSLKSVNIIPPIMGYNHSDVNKNIGSASIMGGYVYRGSADPCLYGRYLYADLYASAMWTGTETPESSGNYTSSLISFGCSKSSPIPCETAAGSPLPSLGYIYSFGEDNSKDVYVLASKGVYRVVRPSLCGYTCPTEKPETNNGKAPGGDSSSAPGAGMGTQMGALLLSVIMSLVLIR, from the exons ATGCCGacgccgacgagccgccggccacgtCCTGCCGCCGTCctcagctgctgctgctgctgcttagtcttgggcttcctcctccttctcatccCTGCCTCCCGCGCCTTCCCGCTCTGCACCGACCAAA GGGCGCCGCTGCCGCTCAACGGGACGCTCGCCTTCTGCGGCTACACCGGCGCCAGCTGCTgcgacgccgccgccgacgccgccctGCGCAAGCAGTTCGACGCCGCCAACGTCTCCGACGCACCCTGCGCCGCCGTCCTCAAGTCCGTCCTCTGCGCG AAATGCAGTCCATACTCCGCTGAACTGTTCGACTCCGGTCCAAACATCAGACCGATCCCCTTCTTGTGCAATTCTACCTCCTCGGCGACTTCCGCTCAGTCAAAGGAAACAACAACACAGGACTACTGCAAGCTAGTCTGGGAAACCTGCAAGGACGCGACGATACTCAACTCCCCCTTTCAGCCACCGCTGCAAGGAGGCGCAAGGCTACCCAGCTCACCGTCGAAGCTTACCGATGCCTGGCAGTCCGAAAACGACTTCTGCACGTCGTTTGGTGGCGCAGCTACTGACCGATCAGTATGCTTTGGCGGGAACACAGTTTCATTTAACACTACCGAAACTTCGGTCACTCCGAAAGGGGTATGCTTAGAGAGGATCGACAATGGGTCCATTCCGTACCTCAACATGGTTCCTCACCCTGATGGGTCTAACAGAGTCTTCCTGGGCACCCAAGCTGGGAAGATATGGCTGGCCACTGTGCCGGAGCAGGGTTCAGGAGGCACACTGCAGTTTGGCGAGGCTACCCCATTCGTTGATCTGACTGACCAGGTGCATTTTGACTCTGCGTTTGGGCTCATGGGCATGGCGTTCCATCCCGACTTTGCGACCAACGGACGCTTCTTCGCCTCCTACAACTGTGACAGGACAAAGTCACCCAGCTGTTCTGGCAGGTGCTCTTGCAACTCTGATGTGGGCTGCGATCCTTCGAAGCTTGGCCTTGATAATGGCGCTCAGCCATGCCAGTATCAGACTGTTGTGTCGGAGTATTCTGCTAAAGGTTCATCATCGAATGTTTCTGAG GCGACGTCAGCTGATCCATCTGAAGTTAAAAGGATATTTACCATGGGGTTGCCTTATACATCTCAGCATGGAGGTCAGATACTCTTTGGGCCTGCTGATGGATACCTCTACTTCATGATGGGGGATGGTGGACAGAAAGGAGACCCTTTTAATTTTGCGCAGAACAAAAAGTCACTTTTGGGGAAAATCATGAGGCTTGACATAGACAGTGCCCCAG GACCGGGTAAAATTACTAACCAAAGCTTATGGGGTAACTATTCCATTCCAAAAGACAACCCGTTCTCTGATGATAGTGGCTTAGAACCAGAAATTTGGGCATTGGGTGTTAGAAACCCTTGGAGATGCAGCTTTGATTTTGAGAGGCCTTCCTACTTCTACTGTGCAGATGTTGGTCAG GATAAATACGAAGAAGTTGACCTCATCTCAAAGGGCGGAAACTACGGGTGGCGTATTTATGAGGGCCCATTGGTTTACGATCCACCATGGACACCTGGAGGAAACACATCACTCAAGTCCGTAAACATCATTCCTCCTATCATGGGATACAACCATTCCGATGTCAATAAAAACATTGGATCTGCATCAATCATGGGTGGTTATGTCTATCGAGGATCTGCCGACCCCTGCTTGTATGGAAG GTACTTGTATGCTGACCTGTACGCATCAGCCATGTGGACCGGCACGGAGACCCCGGAGAGCAGCGGGAACTACACCTCTAGTCTGATCTCCTTCGGCTGCTCCAAGAGCTCTCCCATACCCTGTGAAACTGCTGCTGGTAGCCCTCTCCCGTCGCTTGGCTACATATATTCCTTCGGCGAGGATAACAGCAAGGACGTCTACGTCTTGGCGAGCAAAGGCGTCTACCGAGTTGTCCGGCCCAGCCTCTGCGGCTACACTTGCCCAACAGAGAAACCTGAGACGAACAACGGGAAGGCGCCAGGTGGCGATTCGTCAAGCGCGCCAGGTGCAGGAATGGGCACGCAGATGGGGGCACTTTTGCTCTCTGTTATCATGTCCTTGGTTCTGATAAGATAG
- the LOC127308398 gene encoding eukaryotic translation initiation factor 5-like — MALQNIGASNKDDAFYRYKMPRMLTKIEGRGNGIKTNIVNMVDIAKALARPASYTTKYFGCELGAQSKFDEKTGISIVNGAHDTGKLAAILENFIKKYVQCANCHNPETEVLVSKKQTISLKCAACGFLSDVDMRDKLTNFILKNPPEEKKGGKDKKAMRRAEKERLKEGAAADEEMKKLKKDAAKKKGCSSKDNTVKRVTTRKKAGGGGGSSEEEHSTSPTHSGDAADEDDDDVQWQTDTSAEAARKRIAEQLSAATAEMVVLSTEETPYDELVEEVKASLGNAVTAAQLKAVLSSSTLPAKDVMDALFEALFHGAGKGFANDVKKNREYLAAAVPDEGAQILLLQAIGSFCSECSAEALKEVPVVLKVLYDGDVLEEETIVQWYDEAVATGECSKAVENARRFVEWLQSAESDEE; from the coding sequence ATGGCGCTGCAAAACATTGGTGCTTCCAACAAGGATGATGCCTTCTACAGGTACAAGATGCCTAGAATGTTGACCAAAATAGAAGGCCGTGGGAATGGCATCAAGACGAATATCGTGAACATGGTTGATATAGCAAAAGCGCTTGCCAGACCAGCTTCCTACACAACGAAGTACTTTGGGTGTGAGCTTGGGGCGCAATCTAAGTTTGATGAAAAAACTGGGATCTCCATAGTTAATGGTGCTCATGACACCGGAAAGCTAGCTGCTATTCTTGAGAACTTCATCAAGAAGTATGTGCAATGTGCTAACTGTCACAACCCTGAGACGGAGGTCCTCGTCTCTAAGAAACAGACTATATCTCTGAAGTGCGCTGCCTGTGGCTTCCTCTCAGATGTTGACATGAGGGACAAGCTGACCAATTTCATCTTGAAAAACCCACCAGAAGAGAAGAAGGGAGGCAAAGACAAGAAAGCTATGCGGAGAGCAGAGAAGGAGCGGCTGAAAGAAGGCGCGGCTGCTGATGAGGAGATGAAGAAACTCAAAAAGGATGCGGCAAAGAAGAAAGGCTGTTCGTCGAAGGATAATACTGTGAAACGTGTCACTACAAGGAAGAAGGCTGGCGGCGGTGGGGGTTCGTCTGAAGAAGAACATTCAACCTCGCCAACTCATAGTGGAGATGCTGcagatgaagatgacgacgatgTGCAGTGGCAGACTGATACGTCAGCAGAGGCTGCTAGGAAGCGCATCGCGGAGCAGCTGAGTGCAGCAACTGCAGAAATGGTTGTGCTTTCCACTGAGGAGACTCCTTATGATGAACTGGTTGAGGAGGTCAAGGCTAGCTTGGGTAACGCTGTCACTGCAGCTCAGCTCAAGGCTGTGTTGTCCTCCTCAACTCTGCCCGCCAAGGATGTGATGGATGCTCTCTTTGAGGCGCTCTTCCACGGTGCAGGCAAGGGGTTTGCAAATGATGTGAAGAAGAACCGGGAGTACCTTGCTGCTGCTGTGCCCGATGAAGGAGCTCAGATTCTGCTGCTCCAGGCTATCGGGTCGTTCTGCAGCGAGTGCAGCGCCGAGGCCCTGAAGGAGGTGCCTGTAGTCCTGAAGGTCCTCTATGACGGAGACGTCCTCGAGGAAGAAACCATTGTGCAGTGGTACGATGAAGCTGTTGCTACCGGCGAGTGCTCCAAGGCTGTGGAGAATGCCAGGCGGTTTGTGGAGTGGCTCCAGAGCGCCGAATCTGATGAGGAGTAA